In Methanonatronarchaeum sp. AMET-Sl, one genomic interval encodes:
- a CDS encoding CbiM family transporter, translating to MHIADGVLADPVWIAGIIITLILVIWSLKTIDRDDIPRIALITAALFVITYIHIPVGGSSAHLTMAGALGILLGSQAYLSATIIIILHAVTGHGGITTIGINTVFMGIPALIAYYLYINGLNLINREQAEAIVGGIVSGIGVILVVLLAVAALIISEPFVGAGLTEMAYSLALLHSPIILLEGIVLGVVIGYLAKVKPEMLVKTKQKTRPIN from the coding sequence ATGCATATCGCAGATGGCGTACTCGCAGACCCTGTATGGATCGCAGGCATAATAATCACATTAATCCTAGTAATATGGTCCTTAAAAACAATCGACCGCGACGACATCCCCCGAATAGCTTTGATAACCGCAGCACTATTCGTCATAACATACATACACATCCCAGTAGGTGGATCCTCAGCACACCTAACAATGGCTGGAGCACTAGGCATATTACTAGGAAGCCAAGCATACCTCTCAGCAACAATCATAATAATACTACACGCAGTCACAGGCCACGGAGGAATAACAACCATCGGCATAAACACTGTATTCATGGGGATACCAGCTTTAATAGCATACTACCTATACATAAACGGACTCAACCTAATCAATAGAGAACAGGCAGAAGCAATAGTAGGCGGAATAGTATCTGGAATAGGAGTAATCCTCGTAGTGCTACTCGCAGTGGCAGCATTAATTATATCAGAGCCATTTGTGGGGGCAGGTCTAACCGAGATGGCATACAGCTTAGCATTGCTGCACTCACCAATAATATTACTGGAGGGAATCGTTCTGGGTGTTGTAATAGGATATTTAGCAAAAGTGAAACCGGAAATGCTTGTTAAAACAAAACAAAAAACAAGACCAATTAATTAA
- the cbiQ gene encoding cobalt ECF transporter T component CbiQ: MKHKNLYIGGDSFLHKFNPKTKIISALILILSIVLLQNIIPLTIALSLVFTAAILSGLPIKKLLNRLKWIFMFMAAIFIFVPFFTPGETAFTILFLTATYEGLTTASIISLKMLTIMTLSMAVIMTTKFEEILRSLSELGVPKTFIEIFFLTYKYIFVIFEETEKSMMSAKSRGYQLSPKPSKLKVLGNLIGMIFVRSFDRSQRVHKAMMARGYRGKMVTTIDRNIGITNSDLAMSFSSIALAILLHLI, from the coding sequence ATGAAACACAAAAACCTATATATCGGTGGGGATTCATTCCTCCATAAATTCAACCCTAAAACCAAAATCATCTCCGCATTAATCCTAATACTATCCATAGTTCTATTACAAAACATAATACCCCTCACAATCGCATTATCACTAGTTTTCACTGCAGCCATACTGTCCGGATTACCAATAAAAAAACTACTCAACCGCCTAAAATGGATATTCATGTTCATGGCAGCCATCTTCATATTCGTACCATTCTTCACCCCCGGAGAAACAGCATTCACAATACTATTCCTAACAGCAACCTACGAAGGCCTCACAACTGCCTCAATAATAAGCCTAAAAATGCTGACAATAATGACATTATCGATGGCTGTAATAATGACAACAAAATTTGAGGAAATACTCAGATCACTAAGCGAATTAGGCGTACCAAAAACATTCATAGAGATCTTCTTCCTAACATACAAATACATATTCGTAATATTCGAAGAAACAGAAAAATCGATGATGTCAGCAAAAAGCCGTGGATACCAACTCAGCCCAAAACCCTCAAAACTCAAAGTACTTGGCAACCTAATAGGAATGATATTTGTAAGAAGCTTCGACAGAAGCCAGAGAGTACATAAAGCAATGATGGCAAGAGGATACAGAGGAAAAATGGTAACCACAATAGACAGAAACATAGGGATAACAAACAGCGACCTAGCAATGTCCTTCTCATCAATCGCATTAGCAATACTCCTCCACCTAATTTAA